The genome window cgcttattaaactgtctttagtCGCTAATCCCACCAGCCACAGCGCCTAAGCCTAGTTCAGTGTTCCTCATTATCCCTTCACCCCTGAAGCCCACGTAACGCTTCACACACAGCAGAAATAAACCCAAGCTGGTTCTTCTTTCAAACTTATTTCGCCCCTTGTTTCCATCTGAGGTTAAGACCAGCGTTCAAGAAgtctgaacaaaaaaaattgctattttcaACCATGAATGTGAAATAAATAGAGCGTCAAAAACTTGTCTACCCATACTTAGCTCTGGTAAAAATACGTTAGCCCCAAACACAAACTAGAGGAAAATCAGAACCAATGCacccagaggaacctggacaggcttgagaggtgggcctgtgccaacctcatgaagttcaacaaagccaagtgcaaggtcctgcacatgggtcagggcagtcccaagcacaaatacaggctggacggagaatggattaagagcagccctgaggagaaggacttggtggtgtTGGTCAATGAGAAGATCAACATGAGCCGGGAATGCGCGCTCACAGCCCAGCCAGCCAACcgcaacctgggctgcatcaaaagaagagtgtccagcaggtcaagggaggcgattctgcccctctggtccactctcgtgagacccccacctggagtactgggtccagctctggaatcctcagcaaaggaaggacatggacctgttggacagggttcagaggagggccacaaaaatgatcagagggctgcagcacctatgctatgaggacaggctgagagagtcggggttgtacagcctggagaagagaaggccccagggagaccttacagcagccttccagtacctaaagggggcctacaggaaaggtggggagggactccttatcaggagtgtagtgacaggacaagaggtaatggttttaaactgaaaaagtgtagatttagattagatattaggaagaaatgctttaccatgagggtggtgaggcactggaacaggttgcccaggaaagttgtggacgccccatccctggaggtgttcaaggccaggttcgatggggctttgaggaacctggtctagtggacgGTGTCCCTGCAGAGTGGTTGGAATTAgattgatctttaaggtcccttccaacctatgattAAATAATTGTATTACAAGAAATcctaccttttttccccagtcactGCTTTTAACAAAATGTAGAGAAGCAGGGTTTGATAAGTATACTTACAAACCAAAAGAGATCAAGTTCAGAACCCTTTGATGTATTCAGTCTCATTTTGCTTTGCAATCAATTTAATAGCTTTAAAGTAGAAAATACCCTGTGGAATAAAggacttctatttatttttttcaaattaaaatataagtACACCTGCTTGTAATACAAAAAACTGGAACATCAACTATTCCCAAAAATGTATAGCTCTGTTGAAAAGCAGTCATCATTTTCTTCACTAAAGAGTAACATATACCCACAACTCCACAAAAGGAGGGACTCCCAAATTAAGTCTGTGAATTTGGAGTCAGGATTTATATGATCAAGAGGCCTACAGTAGGCACCAGCAGGTGTGAGAAAAAGCCAGTATGCATCAGCCTTGCATTTTCGTGCTCCTACAAGTCACTTCCTTGCAGccatttatttgtgttttcctttagatctttaaaaataacaaaaaccccGCAATCCAGTGCCTGACTCACCTCAGCAGCACTAGACCTTGGAAAACCGCCCATCAGAAATTTCCCTGGATACTTCTGATGTCCATGGCAAAAGATGTAGAGTGGTTGAACTTGCTCCTTTGCTACCTCTGCGGGTTATATTCCCTCCATTCATCTAATTTGGCAAAAAATACTCCAGGGATCATTAGTTGTTAAGCAGTGCTCTGAGTTGCATGCGCTTTGGTCTTTACTCTGTTGAGTCGGTAGCTAATGTAAATCAGAAAAACCTGTTCTTTTCCCCACTGTGTTCTAAGTGCCAAAACAAATTGAGACAATGGAGCGGGGGGAAGCAGGGAACTGGGCAGTCATGGTagacagaacaaaaattaaatgggAGGTCTGCATCGCAATGGATTCATGTATGTGCTAAAAATACTGGATCCAGCCAAGAATGCTAGCTTCTATTCATTTGTTCTTCTACTGAAGTTTGCAACAGTAGTAGCTTCTTTTTCCGATATTCTTCATTCTCCCGCTCTGCTTCCTCATCTATGCATTTTCTTATATGTGCTTTTAGTTCCTCAATTCCTTCTCCGGTATATGTAGATATAGGAATTATATCTTTGAATTCAAGTGTATTTGCAGGAATCATTTCTTCCTGTAGTAAGTGTAAGAAGTCTGAAAAATCATATTGGAAGAGTTAGTACAACTCCCAAATAGCGTATCACAACAAAGACCATAAAATCTcattaaatttagaaaataaattttaatacatTACAGTAATAAACATAACTGCAATTAATATAGAAGTATTATTTGTTTAATCAATCTTGAAAAAAATAGCTAAAGTGTCAGAAGAGGAGCACTAACATAACAATTATACCATATTTATACCCTCATGAGAAAATTCTATACCCCTCCTTTAAGATGACTACAAAGAAACCCCAAGTTGTAGAACACAGGAGATGGTTTTAAGCCGTCCTGGTTCGTATGCACTCCAGGAAATAGGAAGAAATTCACTCCGATGTAATAGCAAAACTGAAGCAAACCCCTACATAGGCCTGTCCAgaattttcatgtgttttggCGAATGTCACATGATAAATTGTATATATCTGTGTCTGTAAGGGGACCTTCAATCAAGATTACTGTTATCTGAGATACCTAGACTGGAAATTTACTCTCCCACATCACAGTTGGAAAAGATCGTCCAGGATATCTCTATTTTGTCAAAATACTTCTCCAACAGTGAAGCCAGCACTACACATGCATATAAACAGAGATCTAAAGGCAGGAAGtgcttttaaaacataataaatttAACAGCTGACTTCAGTTTCAAACAACTCCTTGCCAATGCAGAGTTAGCCCTGACGAAATCTTATTACTACTTTTGTTGAAGGTTATTGGTGAAAGTTCATTTTACCTTGAGGATTCTGTAGTTGTTTCATAAGTTCATTCAAGTTATCCTGTGCACAAGGCAAATCCATTTTATTAATGGCAAGAAGGGCAGGCTTTGTTAGAAGTTCCTCTTTGTATAGCTCCAGTTCCTTAAAAGACAAGTAAATTTGCCTTAGTAATTATTCGTAGTTTAACAAGCGCTACTTCAATTTTACATCTCCTCTCTCATTTGTTTAATTGCCTAAACAGTCTTTTGTGCTTAGGCAGCTGAGAGGTTTACTCAGGAGCTCAAGGTTGATGTATTAAAGCAGTCCGACAGAAGAAAATAACgttcagtgatttttttactCAAACACAGATGTTTCAGGTAAACAGGCTAGTCGATTCTGAAACAGCCTCCTATAAAAACAATGgcagttttggggtggtttttttctgatatccACAAACACAAAATCAATTTCAGAAAAAGTTCAGATCTGTAAAACACATAAGCAAATTCTTTGGAGAGTTTTCTGATTCTTAAGCATTTTAATGGACTACTTGTTAGTATCAGAAATGAAATCACAACAATGAATTggctaaaaagaaacagaaatagctgTATTTCAGAAGATTCATCATCTTAAGTTGTACAGCTAGAGAGAGAACAGCAGTTAAACTTGAAATTATGTAAAAGGTATTATTTTAATCAGAGATGGAAACACTGAATGTCTGCAAAGCTGGGGCCTGATGTCTCATCTCCATTAGGCTATGCAGTAAGGGCATCAAGGCAGGGATTTAATTATACCCATGTATTTCTACTTCCTAAAATGCTACCAGACTGGGGAACTGAAAATCATGAGTCTTTTCACCTTTGCTGGACTGTAAGAAATATCTCATATGCTACACAGATTAATGAATGAACAGTTGTGCCCAACATAAAATAGAGCAGTTTCACCTGGATAgttgaaaataaagatttcataTTTTGAAGAACCCTAAGCTTGTTAACTGGCCTTATACTATAAATCCAGAAGACACACTAACATTTGAAAGTTCTTCATCAAAACTGAGCCTCTTTCTTGGCTCAACACATAACTACAAATGTCAATTAGGAAAGATGAGAACTTACCTTTGTTAGAAGCAAGATAGTTTCAAAGGCTGTTCTGAACCTAGTCTTAACAGACAGCTGAAACCCAGAAATATCAACCTGAAAAAGTTACATGAAAACAAGCTTTGTGGTATTAAATTATGTTACAGTATCAAGGTACTCTCCATCAACTACTTTGCAGTAAAATGTCAAGAGATGTACCCTCATTCCTGGGCAAATAACAGAGGGCAACTATACACCAATGTAACACCATAGACACTGAAAGCACAAACTGGTTGGTTCTGATACAGTGTTTCTCAAAGATCTGATTTTTAATCCTCTTTTTTAAGGGGATCTTacataaaaaaggtaaaaaaaatcacCCCATGCTTTAATTACGATGGGAACACTTCACTGCTCTAAATTAATTAgcaaattttaataataaattctaCTTAGGGATTTAATTTATCATCAGTTGTTTGAGAATTCCATTCTGAAAATGGTATTACAGCTATATTTATCACAAAACATGCaaatcaaaaataatttcctaaattCCAACTACACTGTATTTAAGACGCATTTTATTTACTGCACTGCCTTTTATTTCAATAAgctgtaaattttatttaacttACAACTAAGAGAAGCTGTTTGGTTCTTTCTACGTGTTTGAGAAATTTGTGGCCCATCCCTTTGTTTGCATGTGCACCTTCAATCAGTCCTGGGAGATCAGCTACTGAAATCTAGGAAAACAAAgtttcaaacaaaacatttccaacAAGCAAAAATGGTGACTTTAAACTATCAGCACATATTatcattttatataaataaaagaacCCAGAGACAGGAATGTCCGGAATAGCTATTTTGAGAGATTCCTTTTACTTTATGTGTATTCCTGGGAATCGTGTGGGGGATCAGTTCTCCAGCAGTACGCACTGGCTGTTTCAATACATTTAGAGTCTATCATCAGAAGCAGATCTAAACAAAATGCTACTATTACACAGACACTGTGCTCCTCATGTTCCCCTGTCTATTTATTTATAGCTGTCTGCAAAGTAGAAAACAGAGGGTAATAATACCTCAGCAGTGATCTTGCAAAATTTACCTATTACCTGAGAATAAAACAGACTCCAAAAGGCAAGAAGATTAGGCTACCACAGTTGTATAGAATTCAAACTGTCACTGTCTGAAAAGAAAGTCTGTTCCTTGTGGCTACAGAGAATCTTTATTCCAAATGCAAACCCACTTAACGTTGTTCCCCTGAGCGTGTGAAGTTCCAAGAACTTGCCTTCTCTTCAACTGAAATGAGATTTTGATTAGTACATCAGCTTCCAACAAGAGGCCAGCAAAGACTGCTACAATGGACAGGGATCTTGTCATTTTCTCTGCTGACTGTTGTAGGAGGGGTTGTATACAGTTGTAAAGGAGAGCTGAGACAgaccaaaaaaagagaagaatactAAAAACTCCAGATACCTACTCAATAACTCACAGAAATCTAAGACAGTGAAGCAAAGAAGAACAAATGCACGGTCTTCAAATCTATCTAATACCCATTAAGACAGCAAATGGATTCAATTAAACAATGCCCAAACCAGCACACAATAAAATTTCCAGTGTGCTACTTACTGCAGAAGGGGGCTTTCTGCTATGAGTGAGTTACACTCCCACTCATGGGTCACACTAACTTTTGACCATGACGCATTCCCTAAATACTCGAAGCCTTGCTCCAGAATTTTCCATCTACAGAGACGTGAGATGCAACTGGGTGAACCACAGACTCGTAGCTAGAAACAGGGAGAGAATAACTGAAACAGGAGAGAATAACTAGAGAGTTAGAACAGAAACATCCGCTTCCTGGTGTGATGGGTTTGGGTGCTGCAGTACCATCATCACCACTTTTTTGTCACCAGCTTTAGTTCTCTTTCAAAGAATATCTTTTACGAAGCTCATAAAGAAACTCATATTCTCTCAAAAGAACACTTGGTTCAGATATACTGGTAGGAAAAGTAAATGGTTCTGCTAGTTTCCATGATCTGGTACTAAGACCTGAAGCCAGACTCATACTCAGATCCTCTACTTCCGTGTCTTTTCTTTTGCAAGCAGTAATGACAGACAGCACCAGGTAACTtgcatgtattttcttctttataacaTACTAAGATAAAATAAGCAAATTGCCACACATTTCCTTAAAAACGTCAGTgttctgtaggggaaaaaaaaagatataataagCCACTCTCCCTTGAATGATACAGAACCGTCACCTCAATTATTGCTCTTAATTGCttacattgttttgttttcagcagttgCAATACTGAGAGCTGAAGTACTTCCTCTTACTCACAGATGTGCTCTGTGATCACAATCACTCATTCCCTTGATTTTAGAAGAAGAGATATTTTTACCATATAGTCCCTATATAGCACGCTACACTGTAGTCTAAAAACCATGAACTGCAGAAACAGCCCCCAATAAGGGTCACTGGCTATGACATGAAAcagactgcagaaaagaaagccaGGAGTGCAAGTTAGTTCTCCTGCTGGAGAAAGATACACCAGTAAGAGCAAGATGTCTTGATTCATGGCAGGTAGGTagttttttaaaaggatataaatAATCCTGTTATTTGCAGCACACTTTTCTAGGATAAGTTACCCTAAACTAGCAGATAAAATGAATATACAAAAATTTTCCCTTAGATGTGTGCATCTCTAAGGGAACCTGACAAACCAGACATACTTCCTTTAACATACAGTTTTGTTAAAGCTTGTTAAATGAAGCTTTCAAGCATCAGCTACTGAATCCCACTAAGATTATTGCTTCTGAAAGTGAAGAGAGAAAGTTTCTGTCTTTTCACTGAGGTGAAAAGCATACCTCACTGTCTGAGAGGTATGCTTTCCTGGTTAACGCATCTGAAACCCTTTGAGCATTCGCCTTTTATCTTGGAAGTGATGAGTCCAGTACTGCATGTATCatatacttaaaaaacaaaacaaaagcacatcaAAGAAGATTCAAGCTTGAGAAACCAAAATGTTTGCTGCAACCTTACATGAACTTGGGGTCCAAAATCTATTACTAAGTCTCATTTAGCGTTGCTCTTTTCCCTTCGTGGATACTGTAGAAAGGATTCCAGGTGCCACACAATATCTGACAACTTTAACTGAAGAAGCCAGGTGGAGTTGGGTTCACAAAAAATAAGGTGGTAGGGCAGTAGCTCTACCAGTCCTCCAGAGCTACAGCCTACTACAAAAGGAACTGGAGCCAGGTACCTCACCTTTCAGGAAGGGCACTAACCTGGCTGTTCAGGCAATTGATATTACTTCACactattttagttttttaataaaaagccaaaacaaaacaaccccccctccaaaaaaaaaaaaaaaaacaaaccacaaaaggAAGTCAGGGCAACCAACCTAGAGAGCCAGAACAGTGTTATGGTAACTGGGTTATGGTCACTAAATTCCCTGTCATTTACTACTGCAGATCTGCAGCTATTGGACAAACCTGCCCCTAtttaaaatccattctgaaaACGAGCCATTCATTCCAGAGCTCTCCGTACAGTGAACTTACAGAAAAGTTGCCTCTTCTAAATAAACATAACAGGTTAGTCTctgaaacaatgattttttttttttatagtcctGAACTTAACAAGAGTATACTAGGACACAGTAACCTCAATTCCACACACACATTCCACATCACAATTCTAAGATTATAAAGCAGGATTAGAACCACAGAAAGGAGACAAGGGAAAATAAGAAGCCATTTATTAAAGTGACTTGAAATCTTTAGAAAGTCTttagtgactttaaaaaaatagtactttCTCCACAAATTTCATTAAGTCCATGTAATTGCATTTTGTATGTACATTATATATACACGTGAAAAAACCTacaagtttcctttttctttatgaaattatGTTAAGCAACATAACTAACCATTATATACAACTTTAACGAGCAACAAGAATGGATTTTCATACCAACCTGCTTATAATCTGCATACATGATCTTTCCTAGTTCAGGCTGTACCGTTGTAACTATgataagggaaaaaagaggagaggaaaacccaaaattttttaacatttaaaaaaatgttactgttacaaaacatttaaatgttgCTGGACTTTCTCACTtcatatttaaatgaaacaaatgttcagtagcagaaaaaaaatacggAAAATGGTATGTTAAGAATTACTGGGAAAGGAatatagaaaaagcaaaacaagagctAACAAAATTAGACCACTCAAAAAACCATTGGTT of Rissa tridactyla isolate bRisTri1 chromosome 2, bRisTri1.patW.cur.20221130, whole genome shotgun sequence contains these proteins:
- the GTPBP10 gene encoding GTP-binding protein 10, with the protein product MVRCGGAVLRKYGNFIDNLRIYVRGGTGGMGYPRLGGEGGKGGDVWFIARERTTLKSIRERYPQKRFIAGTGANSSVKALKGEKGKDCEVHVPPGISVLCDDGTQIGELNAAGERFLAARGGLGGSLATKFLPCKGQRRIVHLDLKLIADVGLVGFPNAGKSSLLSKISHAKPEIANYAFTTVQPELGKIMYADYKQISVADLPGLIEGAHANKGMGHKFLKHVERTKQLLLVVDISGFQLSVKTRFRTAFETILLLTKELELYKEELLTKPALLAINKMDLPCAQDNLNELMKQLQNPQDFLHLLQEEMIPANTLEFKDIIPISTYTGEGIEELKAHIRKCIDEEAERENEEYRKKKLLLLQTSVEEQMNRS